A genomic region of Papaver somniferum cultivar HN1 chromosome 7, ASM357369v1, whole genome shotgun sequence contains the following coding sequences:
- the LOC113296532 gene encoding uncharacterized protein LOC113296532, translated as MPIIFSASEAPDGGRNHNDSLVVTIAIALPENEAEEEKPKVLPWSMPKILIDEGSYVEILFYDTFKQMGLRDECLLPSTYNIFVFNDSSTRPRGEVILEICVGKILTLTTFCVVDVLLPYTSIVGRSWVHGIKGVSSTYHQRLRFPTPNGIAEVIGDSGEAKYCYNMDVKNSENRVNSPKAKKKRDKNTKNRMK; from the coding sequence ATGCCTATCATTTTTTCAGCCTCTGAGGCACCTGATGGAGGACGAAACCACAATGATTCACTAGTGGTTACGATAGCTATCGCGCTCCCTGAAAACGAGGCCGAGGAAGAAAAGCCTAAGGTATTGCCATGGTCCATGCCTAAGATACTAATAGATGAAGGAAGTTACGTCGAAATTTTATTCTATGATACATTCAAACAAATGGGTCTTAGAGATGAATGCCTATTACCATCTACTTACAACATATTTGTCTTCAATGACTCGTCAACCCGCCCAAGGGGCGAGGTTATATTAGAAATCTGTGTGGGAAAAATCCTCACTTTAACTACTTTCTGTGTAGTGGATGTACTTTTACCCTACACATCTATTGTCGGGCGATCCTGGGTCCATGGTATCAAGGGAGTCTCCTCGACCTATCACCAGAGGCTAAGGTTCCCGACACCGAATGGGATCGCAGAGGTCATAGGGGACTCAGGCGAAGCTAAGTACTGTTACAACATGGACGTGAAAAACAGCGAGAACAGAGTAAACTCCCCAAAAGCAAAGAAGAAGAGGGATAAGAACACCAAAAATAGGATGAAATAG